Proteins co-encoded in one Prunus persica cultivar Lovell chromosome G6, Prunus_persica_NCBIv2, whole genome shotgun sequence genomic window:
- the LOC109949955 gene encoding uncharacterized protein LOC109949955 — MPSGKRVTRKQYAARTVDPPPNYLKNVHHFVNGSWQHGYAQAWTKVRKVYLPYNVRQSHWVAVEVDFVRHTVTVYDSYSDFTSNSMLVRFMEPITHTLAKVLHEMRFYEKSEVEAVKRKGTDMSNFNPFTICRISDVPQQSDGTSCGIMTVKYIEYLSAGIPLHTIDPSKFGYYRLKLAIEAFRGEAYV; from the exons ATGCCAAGTGGGAAACGAGTCACGAGGAAACAATATGCTGCAAGGACCGTTGACCCTCCCCCTAACTACCTCAAAAATGTACACCACTTTGTCAATGGGTCATGGCAACATGGGTATGCGCAAGCATGGACGAAAGTGCGCAAGGTCTATCTCCCGTATAATGTTCGACAGTCCCATTGGGTGGCAGTAGAAGTCGACTTTGTGCGACATACTGTCACTGTCTATGACTCGTATTCTGATTTTACCTCCAACAGTATGCTTGTCCGATTCATGGAGCCTATTACCCATACGCTTGCAAAGGTGCTGCATGAAATGAGGTTTTATGAGAAATCGGAGGTTGAAGCGGTGAAGAGAAAGGGGACTGACATGTCAAACTTTAACCCATTCACAATTTGCAGAATTTCCGATGTTCCTCAACAAAGTGATGG TACTTCATGTGGCATTATGACAGTCAAATATATCGAGTACCTTAGTGCCGGCATTCCTTTACATACCATTGACCCATCCAAGTTTGGCTACTACCGATTGAAGCTTGCAATCGAGGCTTTCAGGGGGGAGGCCTATGTATGA
- the LOC109949695 gene encoding uncharacterized protein LOC109949695 translates to MDTVGILVCYNGSWVKKDNIESYEGGEAKGIIVSRNVTFSELVERIYKIMDVEPTKYSVTLKYSVPVSASVSKHIRVEDNDDVQYFLKYNTDVMASKVTPLVASLKNIEGHGIEGCNGIVSVESSNAPATFVVERRNVAIAHNETENGGNGFNWSDWVEEVHFESGENIVADLYQPSNEEEPYSAPIVHPHEDSSAEPSTVQCRQVQSEPPRQSSSSEMHTIRVDSKHGESVEYIGYGGGLSCINWEANLKVGRVYPNKIALLKTISLAAIRGHFRFRTVQSGKRRFCVRCWQVPCPWKLRAYKVGLHEFKVVKYDPLHECDLRFVSSHHPQAMAELVSDCVKWRFQDSRSIYTAADIKTDVKKKFGVSISYSTAWRSRELAFKTMRGSTEESYSLIPSYCYELERTNPGTLTYIQTDAADHFLYFFMSIGACIRGFKSSMRPVIAVDATHLKCKYKGVLFVATAFDGNRNIYPVAFGIGDLETDAAWKWFLRKLHCAIGDCSNLVVISDRNVSIQHGLRRVFPGASHGICFYHLKGNMKASFHLKQRDPILGYFIRAAKSYRLAEFNRHFSMINNERVRTYLLRAGVQKWSRAHCDGRRYNVMTTNIVESINAVLRFARMRPVLHLIDEITNLLLTWFSQRRDLAMKCHSTLCPDLGEQKLRKRLDAASRMNVVKINDVEYNVLDGDLNGLVHLANRSCTCRKFDLEQLPCKHAIAVCRHLNLNPYSFASSYYTRATWVAAYAESIYPVPPKGTWVIPEHLNNVKILPPVCKVMPGRRKMQRVPSKGEDSRQKKCSRCVVQFVPQLSSTVKFMNWLGDAAYMEVRQLNGHVKHMEQGNKFLAMRAYY, encoded by the exons ATGGATACAGTTGGAATTTTGGTATGCTACAATGGAAGTTGGGTTAAGAAGGATAACATTGAGAGTTATGAAGGTGGGGAGGCTAAAGGCATAATAGTGTCACGGAACGTAACGTTTTCCGAACTTGTTGAACGCATTTATAAGATCATGGATGTAGAGCCCACGAAATATAGTGTCACATTGAAGTATTCAGTTCCTGTATCCGCATCTGTCAGTAAGCACATAAGGGTTGAAGACAATGATGATGTTCAATATTTTCTCAAGTACAACACAGATGTTATGGCCTCTAAAGTAACCCCTTTAGTAGCAAGCTTGAAAAATATCGAAGGTCATGGTATTGAAGGGTGCAATGGCATTGTAAGCGTTGAGAGTAGCAATGCTCCTGCTACCTTTGTTGTGGAACGAAGAAATGTGGCAATTGCGCAcaatgaaactgaaaatggtgggaatggttttaattgGAGTGATTGGGTTGaagaagttcattttgaaagcgGTGAAAACATAGTTGCTGATTTGTATCAACCTAGCAATGAAGAGGAACCGTACTCTGCACCAATTGTGCATCCTCATGAGGACAGCAGTGCGGAACCCTCCACTGTGCAGTGTAGACAGGTGCAATCTGAACCTCCCCGGCAATCAAGTTCAAGTGAAATGCATACAATTCGGGTTGATTCGAAGCATGGTGAGAGTGTGGAATATATTGGTTATGGTGGAGGCCTTTCGTGCATAAATTGGGAAGCAAATTTGAAGGTTGGCCGAGTTTATCCAAATAAGATTGCCCTTTTAAAAACCATCAGTTTAGCAGCAATTAGAGGCCACTTTCGGTTCAGAACAGTCCAATCTGGGAAGCGTCGATTTTGTGTTCGCTGTTGGCAGGTGCCTTGCCCTTGGAAACTTCGGGCATATAAGGTTGGATTACATGAGTTTAAGGTTGTTAAATACGATCCACTTCATGAATGTGATCTGAGGTTTGTAAGTAGTCACCATCCTCAAGCTATGGCCGAATTGGTGTCTGACTGTGTTAAATGGAGATTTCAGGATTCGCGCAGCATTTATACTGCAGCTGATATAAAGAcagatgtgaaaaaaaaatttggtgtcAGCATAAGCTACTCTACAGCTTGGAGAAGCCGAGAGTTAGCTTTCAAAACAATGAGAGGGTCTACAGAAGAGTCGTATTCCCTTATCCCTTCCTATTGTTATGAGTTGGAGCGTACAAATCCGGGAACTTTGACATACATTCAGACTGATGCAGCCGACcacttcttatatttttttatgtcaatTGGTGCATGCATACGAGGATTTAAGTCGTCAATGCGGCCCGTGATTGCTGTTGATGCTACCCATTTGAAGTGCAAGTATAAaggtgttttgtttgttgcgaCCGCATTTGACGGAAATCGCAACATATATCCTGTTGCCTTTGGGATTGGAGATTTGGAGACCGATGCAGCGTGGAAgtggtttttgagaaaattacaTTGTGCAATTGGTGATTGCTCAAATCTTGTTGTCATATCCGATCGCAATGTTAGCATACAACATGGGTTGCGTAGAGTTTTTCCTGGGGCAAGCCATGGTATTTGCTTTTATCACTTGAAGGGCAATATGAAAGCCTCATTTCACTTGAAGCAACGGGATCCGATATTGGGGTATTTTATAAGGGCAGCGAAGTCTTATCGTCTAGCGGAGTTCAATCGTCACTTCTCGATGATAAACAATGAGCGAGTGCGAACTTATCTACTACGTGCAGGCGTTCAGAAGTGGTCTCGGGCCCACTGTGATGGACGACGCTATAATGTGATGACAACGAATATTGTGGAGTCCATTAATGCAGTTCTTCGTTTTGCAAGGATGCGTCCGGTCCTACACTTGATCGATGAAATCACAAATTTACTTCTCACTTGGTTTAGTCAACGTCGAGATTTAGCAATGAAATGTCATTCTACATTGTGCCCTGATTTGGGTGAACAGAAGTTAAGGAAGAGGTTAGACGCTGCGTCAAGGATGAATGTGGTCAAAATCAATGATGTTGAGTATAATGTTCTGGATGGTGATTTGAACGGTCTGGTGCACTTGGCAAACCGTAGTTGTACGTGCAGGAAGTTTGACTTGGAGCAACTCCCGTGCAAGCATGCTATTGCGGTATGTCGGCACTTGAATTTGAACCCCTACTCCTTTGCCTCTTCTTATTATACACGAGCTACATGGGTAGCGGCATATGCTGAATCTATTTATCCTGTACCACCTAAAGGCACATGGGTTATTCCCGAACATTTGAACAATGTCAAAATCCTTCCTCCTGTTTGTAAGGTTATGCCGGGCCGTCGCAAAATGCAAAGAGTACCTTCCAAAGGAGAGGACTCCCGGCAAAAAAAATGCTCAAGGTGTG TTGTTCAGTTTGTACCTCAGTTGTCATCAACTGTGAAGTTCATGAATTGGTTAGGTGATGCTGCATACATGGAAGTCCGTCAATTAAACGGTCATGTGAAGCATATGGAACAAGGTAACAAGTTCCTTGCAATGAGAGCCTATTATTAG